In the genome of Fulvivirga maritima, one region contains:
- a CDS encoding MBL fold metallo-hydrolase — translation MKVEQIYTGCLAQGAYYITSKGEAVIIDPLRETQPYLDRLERDNVKLKYIFETHFHADFVSGHVDLSKATGAPIVYGPKAQPAFEATIAEDHQVFELGDVTIEVLHTPGHTMESSCYLLRDEQGKPTALFSGDTLFLGDVGRPDLAQKAAHMTQEELAGLLYDSLYNKIITLPDDVTVYPAHGAGSACGKNMMKETVDTLGNQKEVNYALKQPDKASFIKAVTDGLLPPPAYFGMNVAMNKKGYDSFEEVLDKGMSALGVAEFEAAAESTGALVLDTRSNAYFSKGFVPQSINIGLKGDFAPWVGAMIVDVKQPILLVTDEGDEEEAITRLSRVGFDHVIGYLKGGVDAWKAAGKDLDAVNRITAEQFAEEIEGKSARVIDVRKESEYAAEHVDEAYNKPLAYINEWLKDVDDNEHFYLHCAGGYRSMIAASILQARGYRNFSEIAGGFGAIAKTEVPKTDFVCQSKVFS, via the coding sequence ATGAAAGTAGAACAAATTTATACGGGATGTCTGGCGCAGGGAGCATATTATATCACCTCTAAGGGAGAGGCGGTTATTATAGATCCGCTCAGAGAAACGCAACCTTACCTTGATAGACTTGAACGAGATAATGTAAAGCTCAAATATATTTTTGAAACACACTTTCATGCCGATTTTGTGAGTGGGCATGTGGATTTGAGTAAGGCTACCGGAGCACCTATTGTGTACGGTCCTAAAGCACAGCCAGCTTTTGAAGCTACAATAGCAGAAGATCATCAGGTATTTGAATTAGGAGATGTAACTATAGAAGTACTGCACACGCCAGGGCACACTATGGAAAGTAGCTGCTATCTCTTACGCGATGAGCAAGGAAAGCCGACCGCCTTATTTAGTGGAGATACTCTTTTTCTAGGTGATGTGGGCAGGCCTGATTTAGCACAGAAAGCAGCTCATATGACTCAGGAAGAACTAGCAGGATTATTATATGATAGCTTATACAATAAGATAATTACACTGCCTGATGATGTTACCGTTTACCCAGCTCATGGAGCGGGTTCTGCCTGTGGCAAAAATATGATGAAGGAAACAGTGGATACTTTAGGCAATCAGAAAGAAGTCAATTATGCGCTCAAGCAGCCTGATAAGGCCAGCTTCATTAAAGCTGTAACCGATGGACTTTTACCTCCGCCAGCCTATTTTGGAATGAACGTGGCCATGAATAAAAAAGGGTATGATAGCTTCGAAGAAGTGCTTGATAAAGGGATGAGTGCACTTGGAGTGGCTGAGTTTGAAGCGGCAGCTGAGTCTACCGGAGCTCTGGTGCTGGATACTCGAAGCAATGCTTATTTTTCTAAGGGCTTTGTACCTCAATCTATTAATATAGGCCTTAAAGGAGATTTTGCTCCCTGGGTTGGTGCTATGATTGTAGACGTAAAACAACCGATTTTACTGGTAACAGATGAGGGTGATGAGGAAGAAGCCATAACTCGCTTGAGCAGGGTAGGTTTTGATCATGTGATAGGATACCTCAAAGGTGGAGTGGATGCCTGGAAGGCAGCAGGTAAGGATCTAGATGCCGTCAATAGAATAACAGCAGAGCAATTTGCGGAAGAAATAGAAGGCAAATCAGCCAGAGTAATAGATGTTCGTAAGGAGAGTGAATATGCCGCTGAGCATGTAGATGAAGCTTATAATAAGCCTTTGGCATATATCAATGAATGGCTTAAAGATGTAGATGATAACGAGCACTTCTACCTTCACTGTGCTGGAGGTTACAGAAGTATGATTGCGGCCAGTATTTTACAAGCCAGAGGTTATAGAAACTTCTCAGAAATAGCGGGTGGCTTTGGAGCTATAGCCAAAACTGAGGTGCCTAAAACCGATTTTGTATGTCAAAGTAAAGTGTTTAGTTAA
- a CDS encoding acyltransferase: MSLSLSEYVKKRNGVAMGSSKSLRNNLYRSLGAANFSLFWNYWNPIFGYYLGNFIFKPLKKFIPVSIALVLTFVFCGLIHDAVTTLLRKHISLFFTLWFFFMSLIVLLTRVFQHNFSNHPWIIRATINIVIISFCFLATYLILKVDY, encoded by the coding sequence ATGAGTTTAAGTCTATCAGAATATGTGAAAAAGCGGAACGGTGTGGCTATGGGTAGCTCTAAATCTCTTAGAAACAACCTGTATCGATCTTTAGGAGCTGCCAACTTCTCACTATTTTGGAATTATTGGAATCCCATTTTTGGCTACTACTTAGGCAATTTCATATTCAAACCTTTAAAGAAGTTTATTCCCGTTTCCATTGCCTTAGTGCTCACTTTTGTGTTTTGCGGGCTTATTCATGATGCTGTCACCACACTTCTTCGTAAGCATATTTCTTTATTCTTTACGCTGTGGTTTTTCTTTATGAGCCTAATAGTATTACTCACCCGAGTTTTTCAGCATAATTTCTCAAACCATCCCTGGATCATCAGAGCAACCATTAATATTGTCATTATATCCTTTTGCTTCCTGGCTACCTATCTCATCTTAAAGGTTGACTATTGA
- a CDS encoding lysozyme inhibitor LprI family protein, with translation MMKILIITALAFITSLSVKAQNEHAIDLKQKDCLQNAISTMDMIKCQTDAGEAWDKELNKYYQLYMAATSEENKIILKAAQREWMVYRDKEYELINHHYYIELQGTMWRPIAAGERAKIIKERALQLKNYYEELDM, from the coding sequence ATGATGAAAATACTTATAATCACAGCTTTGGCCTTTATAACAAGTCTGAGTGTAAAGGCCCAAAACGAGCACGCCATTGATCTAAAGCAAAAAGACTGTTTGCAAAATGCCATAAGCACCATGGATATGATCAAATGTCAGACTGATGCCGGTGAAGCCTGGGACAAAGAACTTAATAAGTACTATCAGCTATATATGGCCGCTACCTCAGAAGAAAACAAAATAATCTTGAAAGCCGCTCAGAGAGAGTGGATGGTTTATCGTGATAAAGAGTATGAGCTGATTAACCATCATTATTACATAGAACTGCAAGGCACTATGTGGAGACCAATAGCCGCTGGTGAAAGGGCTAAAATCATAAAAGAAAGAGCTTTACAGCTTAAAAATTATTATGAAGAGCTGGATATGTAA
- a CDS encoding Crp/Fnr family transcriptional regulator, translated as MKTSENVFSFISDVLHRYHPISEESVTALYNTASLQHVKKGELILHIGKKSNKINILQEGVIVSYYLDNEGNQYHKNIFMEGHWVGSMVALIQQTPSNFALQAISEVTLIQWNYSTFRMLVNAHDDLKDFYIAYLEKNWVIDKEKREVDIVMKEAKERYLELLNEHPDIENRVPLQYIASHLGITPTQLSRIRKSSYK; from the coding sequence ATGAAAACATCAGAAAATGTCTTTTCCTTCATCAGTGATGTACTCCACCGCTACCACCCTATTTCTGAGGAATCAGTAACTGCGCTATATAATACCGCCAGTCTTCAGCATGTAAAAAAAGGCGAATTAATACTGCACATTGGCAAAAAGTCTAACAAAATAAATATTCTGCAAGAGGGAGTAATAGTTTCCTATTACCTGGATAATGAGGGTAATCAATACCATAAAAATATCTTCATGGAAGGCCATTGGGTTGGGTCTATGGTGGCGCTCATACAGCAAACTCCATCTAATTTTGCACTGCAAGCCATTAGCGAGGTCACCTTAATTCAGTGGAACTACAGTACTTTCCGTATGTTGGTTAATGCTCATGATGATCTCAAAGATTTCTATATCGCCTACCTTGAAAAAAACTGGGTTATAGACAAAGAAAAGAGAGAAGTAGATATAGTAATGAAAGAAGCCAAAGAGCGGTATCTGGAGTTATTAAATGAACATCCTGATATAGAAAACAGGGTACCTTTGCAGTATATTGCCTCTCACCTGGGCATTACCCCCACGCAGCTCAGCCGAATAAGAAAAAGTTCTTATAAATAA
- a CDS encoding DMT family transporter, with protein sequence MKTLLLYVLAFTGGIFLAVQAGFNTQLGTILKQPVVAVVASSVFSAIFGFILILCTGQKNFLNLSQVNIPWYLWGIGGLFSMLGISLYFYTIPRLGISKMIVMGLSGQLVFSMLAGRFGWLGLPTEPFTLYRFIGLLLMIGGIFLINSK encoded by the coding sequence ATGAAAACACTCTTATTATACGTATTAGCCTTTACAGGAGGCATATTCCTGGCGGTGCAGGCGGGCTTTAACACGCAGCTTGGCACCATTCTAAAACAGCCAGTGGTGGCAGTAGTTGCCTCATCTGTTTTCAGTGCTATATTTGGCTTTATTCTCATACTATGCACCGGCCAAAAGAACTTTCTCAATCTAAGTCAGGTAAATATCCCCTGGTACTTATGGGGTATCGGCGGACTGTTTAGTATGTTGGGCATATCGCTGTACTTTTATACTATCCCACGGCTAGGCATTTCAAAAATGATAGTTATGGGACTTTCCGGACAGCTGGTCTTTTCAATGCTGGCCGGTCGCTTCGGATGGCTAGGCTTACCTACAGAACCATTTACCCTTTACCGATTCATCGGTCTTTTATTAATGATTGGAGGCATCTTTTTAATTAATTCAAAATGA
- a CDS encoding GNAT family N-acetyltransferase has protein sequence MKNRTLNIENLTQLWKTVAKPYDAHTIESDYEFITIQELQWPNRIWNKKPLTHQVLEQIIKEMKRHSSMPFSHFVANNAPSELTNNNLTFKANQYGMSLPLHQKFSIEKEMETRRVDSKADAELWSSAFASAFGYKILPETIIKTKNEIPYSLLYHNNELVGTIILFITEEIAGIHSLGIIPAKRKHGYAQAAMKHILNQAIDLKATVATLQASEMARNMYLQLGFSQDFIMKNYVLK, from the coding sequence ATGAAAAACAGAACCTTAAATATTGAAAACCTGACTCAGCTCTGGAAAACCGTAGCTAAACCTTATGATGCTCATACCATTGAAAGTGATTATGAATTTATCACCATTCAGGAGCTACAGTGGCCCAATAGAATCTGGAATAAAAAGCCACTTACCCATCAGGTATTAGAGCAAATTATAAAGGAAATGAAAAGGCATTCATCAATGCCTTTTTCACATTTTGTAGCGAACAATGCTCCTTCTGAGCTTACCAATAATAATTTAACCTTTAAGGCAAATCAATATGGAATGAGCTTACCGCTTCATCAAAAATTTAGCATTGAAAAAGAAATGGAAACCCGGAGAGTAGACTCAAAAGCAGATGCTGAACTATGGAGCTCAGCGTTTGCCTCTGCTTTTGGCTACAAAATACTCCCTGAAACCATCATTAAAACTAAAAATGAGATCCCCTACAGTCTGCTCTATCATAACAATGAACTGGTGGGAACCATCATTCTATTTATCACTGAAGAAATAGCCGGTATCCATAGCTTGGGCATAATACCTGCCAAGCGCAAACATGGCTACGCTCAGGCTGCCATGAAACATATCCTGAATCAGGCCATAGATCTAAAAGCAACTGTAGCCACACTTCAGGCTTCTGAAATGGCCAGAAACATGTATCTGCAATTAGGGTTTAGTCAGGATTTTATAATGAAGAATTATGTTTTGAAGTAG
- a CDS encoding 4'-phosphopantetheinyl transferase family protein — MTYLLFTAFDQPLSQDKFQMLLNQLPIAYHEKIMRYMMWQDKHASLYGKLLLQKGLKKFNYTKPLQLEYSQYSRPYLPDFSNLDFNISHTKKAVACVISDKRRVGVDVEELSDINIADFERQWTEAEYRSICQSQDSKKEFFNYWTKKEAILKADGRGLNIPLNSIDVTDSKVIVEEKLWYLKPYNLIENHVLHLCSDISFDKEEVIAELVTF, encoded by the coding sequence TTGACATATTTGCTTTTTACGGCATTTGATCAACCATTGAGTCAAGACAAGTTTCAAATGCTTTTGAATCAACTTCCTATTGCCTATCACGAAAAAATAATGAGATATATGATGTGGCAAGATAAACATGCTTCTCTTTATGGTAAATTGTTATTGCAGAAAGGGTTAAAGAAGTTTAATTACACAAAACCTCTTCAATTAGAATATTCTCAATATTCCAGACCGTATCTACCTGATTTTTCTAATTTAGATTTCAATATATCTCATACTAAGAAGGCTGTGGCATGTGTGATATCTGATAAAAGAAGGGTTGGGGTGGATGTTGAAGAACTTTCGGATATTAATATTGCAGATTTTGAGAGACAATGGACTGAAGCTGAGTATCGAAGTATTTGTCAGTCTCAAGATTCAAAAAAGGAATTTTTTAATTACTGGACCAAAAAAGAGGCAATATTAAAAGCAGATGGAAGAGGCTTAAATATTCCCTTAAATAGTATAGATGTCACCGATTCTAAAGTTATAGTTGAAGAGAAATTGTGGTATTTAAAGCCATATAATTTAATAGAAAATCATGTGCTGCATTTGTGTAGTGATATTTCTTTTGACAAGGAGGAAGTGATAGCAGAGTTAGTGACTTTTTAG
- a CDS encoding metallophosphoesterase, whose translation MKRRIFRYLKHVGLTFLLVLAILIPVGIYHGAQLSYGHNNARINLNGEGPYVFYQSDSVLQAYYIRGNKDEGFYLDTTQYQHNEPIPAQVFFPLDSTYFNFTINAEFTSPEIVYSDDQQIIAISDIESGFKAFRDFLMHNKVIDEDLNWIFGKNHLVLNGDFVDRGFSTTQVLWFIYKLEQQANAQGGTVHFILGNHELKNMYGDYQASALKYTFVASILGETQADLLGKKSVLGRWLASKNVMELINGNLFVHGGLHPDLTDMNLGIEQINRYLRSTYYTAPYPKVKSDDREMLISSAKGICWYRGYFKEELEQADVEPLLNTFNAERIIVGHTLQHKVKSFYEGKVIGIDVKHAKDYHKNWPQFGSEGLLIKDGTCFRLLEDGEQVDL comes from the coding sequence ATGAAAAGAAGAATTTTCCGTTATCTAAAGCATGTTGGTCTTACATTTTTGTTGGTTTTGGCCATTCTAATTCCGGTGGGCATTTATCACGGTGCTCAACTATCATATGGCCATAATAATGCGCGTATCAACCTTAACGGTGAAGGGCCATATGTTTTTTATCAAAGCGACAGTGTTTTACAGGCCTATTATATTCGAGGGAATAAGGATGAAGGTTTTTATTTAGATACTACTCAGTATCAGCATAATGAGCCTATTCCTGCTCAGGTGTTTTTTCCTTTAGACTCTACATATTTCAATTTCACCATAAATGCGGAATTCACCTCGCCTGAGATTGTATATAGTGATGATCAGCAGATTATAGCTATATCTGATATTGAAAGTGGATTTAAGGCTTTTCGAGATTTTTTGATGCATAATAAGGTGATTGATGAAGATCTGAACTGGATTTTCGGTAAAAATCACTTGGTGCTCAATGGTGATTTTGTTGATCGGGGTTTTTCAACTACTCAAGTGCTTTGGTTTATTTATAAGCTGGAACAGCAGGCCAACGCTCAGGGAGGAACAGTTCATTTTATACTAGGGAACCACGAGCTAAAGAACATGTATGGAGATTATCAGGCTTCCGCTTTAAAGTACACTTTTGTGGCTTCTATTTTGGGTGAAACCCAGGCTGATTTACTTGGAAAGAAGTCAGTGTTAGGCAGGTGGCTGGCCAGTAAAAATGTAATGGAATTGATCAATGGAAACTTATTTGTACATGGCGGGCTGCATCCTGATCTCACGGATATGAATCTGGGCATAGAGCAGATCAATCGATATTTGAGGTCTACCTATTATACCGCTCCTTACCCCAAAGTTAAATCTGACGATAGAGAAATGCTGATTTCTTCAGCTAAAGGGATATGTTGGTATCGCGGTTATTTTAAGGAGGAGCTTGAGCAGGCAGATGTTGAGCCTCTGTTAAATACATTTAATGCAGAAAGGATAATTGTAGGGCATACCTTGCAACATAAAGTGAAATCTTTTTATGAAGGAAAAGTCATTGGTATTGATGTGAAGCATGCTAAAGATTATCACAAAAACTGGCCGCAATTCGGTTCAGAAGGTCTTTTGATAAAAGATGGCACTTGCTTTAGATTGTTAGAGGACGGTGAGCAGGTGGATTTGTGA
- a CDS encoding histidine kinase, producing MLKKNYWLVLKVLIFISIAVPLGITTYEIIFLGRESVVFLGDYPAAVGFTVIIYYALILVAGIIWVVIQLKSVFTLKNEIEKNELVHLKRQVNPHFFFNMLNNLYGIVDQDTEKAKKLILTLSEMMRYGIYEGEKKECTTSR from the coding sequence ATGTTGAAAAAGAATTATTGGCTCGTACTAAAAGTATTGATATTTATAAGCATAGCCGTTCCACTTGGGATCACTACTTATGAAATAATATTTCTGGGCCGTGAATCGGTGGTTTTTCTGGGAGACTACCCCGCAGCTGTCGGCTTCACAGTAATTATTTACTACGCGCTAATTTTAGTAGCGGGCATAATCTGGGTAGTGATACAACTGAAATCAGTCTTCACGCTAAAAAACGAAATAGAAAAAAATGAGCTTGTACATCTCAAGCGACAAGTGAATCCGCACTTCTTTTTCAATATGCTCAACAATCTGTATGGCATAGTCGATCAGGATACAGAAAAAGCGAAAAAGCTTATTCTTACCCTTTCGGAAATGATGCGTTATGGCATATATGAAGGAGAGAAAAAAGAGTGTACTACTAGCCGATGA
- a CDS encoding LytR/AlgR family response regulator transcription factor produces MDKYLIIDDEPVAHEIIKSYCDKLPYLSLAAQCYDAFEALEYLKKHSVDLIFLDLNMPQLKGFDFLRSLAKPPKIIVTTAYQEYAVEGYELDIIDYLLKPFSFERFLKAVNKALQTDTPLTRNDSPIADHIFLYEDKKHIQVKLNEILFIEASGNYCKVILENSQLLTRTKISEILQKLPDSRFIQVHKSFIISKEKVDCITGNIVTIGQHIIPIGKLFKPQVDGFLKG; encoded by the coding sequence ATGGATAAATACCTGATTATAGACGATGAGCCAGTAGCCCATGAGATCATAAAAAGTTACTGTGACAAGCTTCCTTATCTGTCATTGGCGGCGCAGTGCTACGATGCTTTTGAAGCCCTGGAATACTTAAAAAAGCACTCCGTTGATCTTATTTTCTTAGATCTCAACATGCCGCAGCTCAAAGGCTTTGATTTTTTGAGATCACTAGCTAAGCCTCCAAAAATCATAGTTACCACGGCCTATCAGGAATATGCCGTAGAAGGTTATGAACTTGATATTATAGATTACCTCCTCAAGCCTTTTAGCTTTGAGCGTTTTCTAAAAGCCGTGAACAAAGCGCTTCAAACCGACACTCCCCTCACCAGAAATGACTCACCAATAGCGGATCACATTTTTCTATATGAAGATAAAAAGCATATCCAGGTGAAACTCAATGAAATTCTTTTCATAGAAGCATCAGGCAATTATTGCAAAGTAATCCTAGAGAACAGCCAATTGCTGACCAGAACTAAAATATCAGAAATACTACAAAAATTACCCGACAGCCGATTTATACAAGTCCATAAATCATTCATCATATCTAAAGAAAAGGTTGACTGTATAACCGGCAATATAGTTACCATCGGTCAGCACATCATACCTATTGGTAAACTGTTTAAACCTCAAGTAGATGGCTTTTTGAAGGGATAG
- a CDS encoding DMT family transporter, whose protein sequence is MNWIILVIAGLFEVAFAFCLGKAKETTGNGMYLWYIGFLMSLTMSMVLLVKATQTLPIGTAYAVWTGIGAVGTVLLGIIVFKEPATFLRLFFITTLILSIIGLKVVSH, encoded by the coding sequence ATGAATTGGATCATTCTGGTTATTGCAGGTCTGTTTGAGGTGGCTTTTGCCTTTTGTTTAGGTAAGGCCAAAGAAACAACGGGAAATGGGATGTATCTGTGGTACATAGGTTTTTTGATGAGCCTTACTATGAGTATGGTACTTTTAGTTAAGGCCACTCAAACTTTACCTATTGGCACTGCTTATGCCGTGTGGACGGGCATTGGGGCTGTAGGAACAGTATTGTTAGGGATCATAGTATTCAAAGAGCCAGCAACATTTCTCCGACTCTTTTTCATTACCACATTGATTTTATCCATTATAGGGTTGAAGGTGGTTTCGCATTAG
- a CDS encoding DUF4291 domain-containing protein, producing the protein MTTDKYEIRALYNDKSIAVYSAFSDSIADVAIQNQKLLPPFTYSRMTWIKPSFLWMMYRSDWGNRAGMNRILRIWINRKDWEAALKEAILITPEPHVYKNHKGWRAKLEKARVRVQWDPERDIENQRLDFKSIQVGITEKLSEVYAKKWISKIEDVTSLTHEMQGLVLRKNLSEAKKLLPVEIKYPVNKEIIASLGM; encoded by the coding sequence ATGACCACCGATAAATATGAAATAAGAGCCTTATACAACGATAAAAGTATTGCTGTATATTCAGCATTTAGCGATTCTATAGCAGATGTTGCCATTCAGAATCAGAAGCTTTTGCCACCATTCACCTACTCAAGAATGACCTGGATAAAACCATCCTTTTTGTGGATGATGTATAGGAGTGATTGGGGCAACCGTGCCGGAATGAATCGTATCTTAAGAATTTGGATCAATAGAAAGGATTGGGAGGCTGCGCTTAAGGAAGCTATTCTAATTACTCCAGAGCCACATGTATATAAAAACCATAAAGGCTGGAGGGCTAAATTAGAAAAGGCCAGGGTAAGAGTTCAATGGGATCCTGAAAGAGACATAGAAAACCAAAGGCTGGATTTTAAATCAATTCAAGTGGGAATAACAGAGAAGCTGAGTGAAGTTTACGCTAAAAAATGGATCTCAAAAATAGAAGATGTGACTAGTTTGACTCATGAGATGCAAGGGTTGGTGTTAAGAAAAAATCTTTCAGAAGCGAAAAAATTATTGCCAGTAGAGATTAAATACCCTGTAAATAAGGAAATAATAGCTTCACTTGGAATGTGA
- a CDS encoding bleomycin resistance protein, protein MLIAINPKLPMRSKILTQEYYTRLGFKEFGDNSFPYYLMMEMDQIQIHFFEHKDIDPAENYGQVYIRTDNIEGLYQSMLDKGIEIHPNGKLENKPWGQKEFSLLDPDNNLLTFGQNI, encoded by the coding sequence ATGCTAATCGCTATCAACCCTAAATTACCTATGCGTAGCAAAATATTGACTCAGGAATATTATACTCGCTTAGGATTTAAAGAGTTTGGAGATAACTCATTTCCATATTACCTGATGATGGAAATGGATCAAATTCAGATTCATTTCTTTGAGCATAAAGATATAGACCCAGCAGAAAATTATGGACAGGTATATATTAGAACCGATAATATTGAAGGACTTTATCAATCGATGCTAGATAAAGGCATAGAAATACACCCGAATGGTAAGTTGGAAAATAAACCCTGGGGGCAAAAGGAGTTTTCATTGCTAGATCCTGATAATAATTTACTCACATTCGGACAAAATATTTAA
- a CDS encoding inorganic phosphate transporter: MSQLFTGLTIPFLLAMFLAINMGGSGTAPAFSAAYGAHVIKRTVIPGLFGLMVLAGALLAGKEVSLTLGEGLLNSSFFTTFNTSIILLSIGLSLLVANLLGVPQSTSQATVLSIAGAATALEGLNTHKLFYEIIPVWIVLPIIAFVIMLALSKWIFPLLKSTIFTNDYSYLRHNQVVKGIIILSSLYVAFSIGANNVANAAAPIASLTANEIGQEEVQNFLPIIILSVLIVAPCFAIGSSLLGHKVTKMTGRDIVEVSPMYAAIIAVITASLLLFASISKGIPTSLVQLNGAAFIALSISKTGLKKTFENKTVKRFFIIWAVAPIFSYILTFLLISWLG; this comes from the coding sequence ATGTCACAATTATTTACGGGGCTTACCATTCCCTTCTTATTAGCTATGTTTCTTGCTATAAATATGGGCGGGAGTGGTACTGCTCCTGCCTTTTCTGCTGCTTATGGAGCTCATGTGATCAAGCGAACGGTTATACCTGGGCTATTTGGACTTATGGTGCTGGCCGGAGCACTATTAGCTGGCAAAGAAGTTTCTTTAACGCTGGGCGAAGGACTGCTTAATTCATCATTTTTCACCACATTTAACACATCTATTATTTTGTTATCCATTGGGCTATCGCTATTAGTGGCTAACCTCTTGGGTGTGCCCCAATCTACCAGTCAGGCTACGGTACTTTCCATAGCAGGGGCGGCCACAGCACTGGAAGGATTAAACACACACAAGCTATTTTATGAAATTATACCCGTTTGGATAGTTCTGCCCATTATTGCTTTTGTTATTATGCTAGCCCTGTCTAAGTGGATATTTCCATTGCTTAAAAGCACGATTTTTACTAATGATTATAGTTATTTAAGGCATAACCAAGTGGTGAAAGGCATTATTATACTATCATCACTTTATGTGGCCTTTTCTATTGGCGCCAATAATGTGGCTAATGCTGCGGCTCCCATTGCATCTTTAACAGCTAATGAAATAGGGCAGGAGGAGGTTCAAAACTTCTTGCCCATCATTATTTTATCAGTGTTAATAGTGGCGCCATGTTTTGCTATTGGCAGCTCATTACTAGGTCATAAAGTAACTAAAATGACAGGACGGGATATAGTAGAAGTATCACCTATGTATGCCGCTATTATTGCGGTGATCACTGCCAGCTTGCTCTTGTTTGCTTCTATCTCTAAAGGTATACCTACATCGTTAGTTCAGCTTAATGGAGCGGCTTTTATAGCCTTAAGTATTAGCAAAACAGGCCTTAAAAAGACCTTTGAAAACAAAACGGTTAAGCGGTTTTTCATCATCTGGGCAGTCGCTCCTATCTTTTCATATATCTTGACTTTTTTATTGATATCGTGGTTGGGCTAG